The Panthera leo isolate Ple1 chromosome C2, P.leo_Ple1_pat1.1, whole genome shotgun sequence genome window below encodes:
- the LOC122229490 gene encoding keratin-associated protein 11-1, with the protein MSYNCFTRNCSSRPIGGHCAVPVAPVATASTQDADCLSGIYLPSSFQTGSWLLDHCQGTTCEPTVCQPTCHQQNPCISSLGQVTCSRQTTCVSNPCSTTYSRPLTFVSSGCQPLGGISNVCQPVGGVSTVCQPACGGSRTYQRSCMSSCRRTC; encoded by the coding sequence ATGTCCTACAACTGTTTCACAAGAAACTGCTCTTCCAGGCCAATTGGAGGACACTGCGCTGTCCCAGTGGCCCCGGTTGCCACGGCTTCTACCCAGGATGCCGACTGCCTGAGCGGCATCTATTTGCCCAGTTCCTTCCAAactggctcctggctcctggaCCACTGTCAGGGGACCACCTGTGAGCCCACTGTTTGCCAGCCAACCTGTCACCAGCAAAATCCTTGCATCTCCAGCCTCGGACAGGTGACCTGCTCTCGACAGACCACCTGTGTCTCTAATCCTTGCTCGACCACCTACAGCCGGCCACTCACCTTTGTCTCCAGTGGCTGTCAGCCCCTGGGTGGCATCTCTAATGTGTGCCAGCCAGTGGGAGGAGTCTCCACTGTCTGCCAACCAGCCTGCGGGGGCTCCAGGACGTACCAGCGGTCCTGCATGTCCAGCTGTCGAAGAACTTGCTAA